The sequence TCCGTTGGATTGTGCGGGATCGTACTTGACGTTGCGTTGTAATGCCATATACCGTCCCAGCCATTCCTGAGATTTCTCCCAGTAATCCGTCACATCCACGAACGTATCAGGTTCAAATCCGATGGTATGGCCCGGACCGTTATCATAATGATAAATCTTGCGTGGTCCTCTGAACCGATCCTCGTTCAGAACCCGTCCTCCATGATTCAATGCGATTTTACTCAGCTGGGAAGCCACTGTATGGTCATGATGATGATCGAATTCCCAGAGCTGCAATGCGATGTCCGGTTTGATGTCATATACCGCGGCTGCTACTTTTTCTTTGGTTTCCTGATTGGTGTCATACCGATGTGAGGCAAAATCCAGATAACGGGTTTCAATGCCATAGTCCCGGGCAATGCGGACGACCCCCTCTTTAAATTCCGCTTCCCTCCCCTTGGTCGGGGGCCAGTTACTGTAGTCGCCGATCAGAATCAGCTGTACGACCCGGTAGTTCTTGGCAACCGCCTGCAGCATGATCCCGGGGACGCCGTAAGCGCAGTCGTCAAAGTGGGCTCCGATGGCGAGTAGTGTTTTCTGATCAGCCATGTCCGCGATACTCCCTTCGAAGGAATCGTTGAAATAACAGAACTGCATCCGTTTGAATGTCGTATCTGATCATACCTGAGCAGGGCTGTGGTCGCTATGAATAAGGGGCGGGATAGAAAAAGAAGGAGCCCGACCAGAAACAGTGTTCTGGCCGGGCCTGGTTGATCAGAGTGCGCCTGATCGAGTAGTTTAGGCAGGACGTTTTTTAAGCGGGCGGGAGGTTATGCCAGTTCCGCGCGTTTGCTGGAACTGTTAATGAAAAACTCAAGGTATTCGGACTGGGCAATGATCAGGTCAAACAGTTCCTCAGCTGCCTCGAGGTTTTTGGTTTCAATGATATCTTTGACTGCTTCACACAGGTTTTGCGCGGGAGTGTAAATGTCGACCGGCGTTGCTTCCGACAACTCACCCAGGGCACTCTTCAGATTATGAGCGAATGCCTGTTTGAGTTCTTCCCGGTCACGGGTTTTGTAAATGACCCCGGTGATCCCGAGTTTCTTGGCCAGTTCCAGTCGTTCCTGTTGTCGATTCTGAGTCTGGTTACCGGGCTGGATCGATGTCATCAGGAAATACATGGGGGCTTCAAGTTGGCCATCGTCGTTATAACGTTCCTGTTTCTGTACCTTCAGGAACAGATCCAGGCCGTCCAGCTCACGCATTACCAGTTCCGAGAACACGATTTTGATCTCGCTGTCCTGTTCCAGGATGGAAAGGGCTTCAAAACCGGAAGAGGCGCAAATGACTTCATAGCCCAGCTCTTCCAGTAACCTGGTATGCACGTAGCAGGTATATCCAACATCATCAACAACTAATACTTTCATAGGCGCAATTCTCGATCAGGGGTGAATTCGTTTTTTTCCGGTTCATCCACTTTTAAAAAACTGAAACTGTCATTCCTTTCGCAGTGAATTCTTTCTACTCGTTCGCACTCTGCGAAAACCAAGTGGGAAACTCCATGAAAAAACACTCGACTCTGGTGGGAGGGAGTGTTTACTCGCAAATCACAACTTCGCAGCCAGCCAGCAGGCCGCTTGCGGTGTTTTTTGAACTCGAACAGGTTGTGATTTAAAGTATTTTGCATGATGTATCCGTAAAAACTATATCACATATTTCACTTCATAAACCAGTTTTCGGTTCTCGTTACAGCTTCCGGATCACCTGGAAATGCCACTTTACCTGTTCATTTCCATTCCTGCTTGAAGCCCTAACGCAACATTCACACTGCCTGTCTACCGGACCTGTCAAAATGTGCCTGAAATCAGCGATTTTCTACTGCTGCGGTAATGTTGCTCTGGGACAACATCAGGCCGCATAATAATCCCCACTTTTTTCCGAAATTTCTGGGAGGTGATTGCCCGCCGAAGCGGGACTCAGTCTGGACTTTGCTTGAGGGGGGGCTTACGATTATAGGTTGAACAATTTTACTTCTGAAGCGGATCTGAATCTGTCTCAAATGCGTTTCATCAAACAGATAAGGGAATACAAATGAGTGAAGTCACACGTCGCAGTTTTCTGCAAACCAGCGCCGGTGCAGTGGCAGCAACTTCGCTGCTGAGCAATACCGCCCGTGCCGATGTGAATGGAAAAATCCGAGTCGCTGTACTGGGAGTTAACGGTCGCGGACGTACACACATCAAAGCCGTCGGCGATGTCGAAGGAGCCGATGTCGTTCTGCTCTGCGACCCCGACGAACAGGTTCTCGCGAAACGGGCTGCCGAATTCGAAAAGAAATACGGTCGCAAGGTAGAAACAGAGACCGATATGCGAAAGGTCTTTGATCGCGATGACATTGATGTCGTGACAGTAGCAACCCCCAACCACTGGCACTCCCTGGCCACCATCTGGGCCTGTCAGGCTGGTAAAGACGTTTATGTCGAAAAACCGGGTTCGCATAACCTGTTCGAAGGTCGCAAGATGATTGAAGCGGCTGACAAATATAAACGCATCGTCCAGCACGGCGTTCAGTTACGCAGCCAGCCTGCGATTCAGGAGGCTGTCGAACATCTCCGTAAAGGAACGATCGGAGATGTCTACATGGCGCGTGGCCTGGTCTTCCGCTGGCGTCCTTCCATCGGTAAAAAACCGAATGAAAAGGCACCTTCCTACCTCGACTGGAATCTCTGGCAGGGACCTGCTCAGGAAACCGAT comes from Gimesia chilikensis and encodes:
- a CDS encoding PIG-L deacetylase family protein — encoded protein: MADQKTLLAIGAHFDDCAYGVPGIMLQAVAKNYRVVQLILIGDYSNWPPTKGREAEFKEGVVRIARDYGIETRYLDFASHRYDTNQETKEKVAAAVYDIKPDIALQLWEFDHHHDHTVASQLSKIALNHGGRVLNEDRFRGPRKIYHYDNGPGHTIGFEPDTFVDVTDYWEKSQEWLGRYMALQRNVKYDPAQSNGALQGKENLARYRGQTCRVKFAEALWAPRKQPVEIL
- a CDS encoding response regulator; its protein translation is MKVLVVDDVGYTCYVHTRLLEELGYEVICASSGFEALSILEQDSEIKIVFSELVMRELDGLDLFLKVQKQERYNDDGQLEAPMYFLMTSIQPGNQTQNRQQERLELAKKLGITGVIYKTRDREELKQAFAHNLKSALGELSEATPVDIYTPAQNLCEAVKDIIETKNLEAAEELFDLIIAQSEYLEFFINSSSKRAELA
- a CDS encoding Gfo/Idh/MocA family protein; protein product: MSEVTRRSFLQTSAGAVAATSLLSNTARADVNGKIRVAVLGVNGRGRTHIKAVGDVEGADVVLLCDPDEQVLAKRAAEFEKKYGRKVETETDMRKVFDRDDIDVVTVATPNHWHSLATIWACQAGKDVYVEKPGSHNLFEGRKMIEAADKYKRIVQHGVQLRSQPAIQEAVEHLRKGTIGDVYMARGLVFRWRPSIGKKPNEKAPSYLDWNLWQGPAQETDFSRRYVHYNWHWTWDYGNGDVGNQGVHETDMCLWGLDVKLPSQITAMGGKFLWDDDKVTPELLTTNYFYPEENKMIQFEVRPWCTNTEDGATVGNIFYGSEGYMVIKGYQSYETYLGQKREPGPKNSGDDPVVAHFTNFLDAVRSRKAETLNGPVETAHTSSGIAHLGNIAYRLGRQLNFDPKTEQFVNDPEADKYLTRQYRKPFVVPNEV